A genomic segment from Sorangium aterium encodes:
- the hflX gene encoding GTPase HflX codes for MPTLYGNTTGLSPQATKTLERIYRRKVPLASIATPELIKALAEASHETGRQVGALVHRSGEIDYVIVGDATRLMLPDIGRLRAAQGRFRALRLIHTHLFNEPLTRDDLVDLVRLRLDLVAAVQLTPQGEPRTLQYAYNVPVHGKEAVTVTVDEAQGRGDGRGEAALPYRTVGPVAIGRADVDFGALIQALEDEFTKRSRTRSVAAKDGRAILVHVAEKSKAGALARAEESLRELTELAGTAGVDVADTVLQLRDRLDPRLVLGKGKLDEVVLRASELDAETLVFDRDLTPSQASAIAKHTDLKVLDRTQLILDIFAQRAESSDGKLQVELAQLKYTLPRLGQKDDSLSRLTGGIGGRGPGETKLEIGRRRAKERVSFLEAQLKRLSRQREQRRRRRARLGVPVVSIVGYTNAGKSTLLNTLTGADVLAENKLFATLDTRSRRLRFPEEREVVITDTVGFIRELPKDLFAAFRATFEEAADADLLLHVVDASDPARDQHIETTEALLTELDLIGIPRIVVFNKADLIAPAEGRRLLLGHPDAVVLSATDRETTRELLAKLAERLKSRWEEAAMVPTYEVEAAEGELGDGGLFEGEAQSMTVLGPPSSSGAGEISSRVRGTFEA; via the coding sequence ATGCCCACCCTCTACGGAAACACCACCGGACTCAGCCCCCAGGCCACCAAGACCCTCGAGCGCATCTACCGCCGCAAGGTCCCGCTCGCCAGCATCGCCACCCCCGAGCTCATCAAGGCGCTCGCCGAGGCGTCGCATGAGACGGGGCGCCAGGTCGGCGCGCTGGTCCACCGCTCGGGCGAGATCGACTACGTCATCGTCGGCGACGCGACCCGGCTGATGCTGCCGGACATCGGGCGCCTCCGCGCCGCGCAGGGCCGCTTCAGGGCGCTCCGGCTCATCCACACGCACCTCTTCAACGAGCCGCTCACCCGGGACGATCTCGTGGATCTCGTCCGCCTCCGGCTCGACCTCGTCGCGGCCGTGCAGCTCACCCCGCAGGGCGAGCCGCGGACCCTCCAGTACGCGTACAACGTGCCGGTCCACGGGAAGGAAGCGGTCACGGTGACCGTGGACGAGGCCCAGGGGCGCGGCGACGGCCGCGGGGAGGCGGCGCTGCCGTATCGGACCGTGGGCCCCGTCGCGATCGGCCGCGCCGACGTCGATTTCGGCGCGCTCATCCAGGCGCTCGAGGACGAGTTCACGAAGCGGTCGCGCACGCGGTCGGTCGCGGCGAAGGACGGCCGCGCGATCCTCGTCCACGTCGCCGAGAAATCCAAGGCGGGCGCGCTCGCCCGGGCCGAGGAGAGCCTGCGCGAGCTGACCGAGCTCGCCGGCACCGCGGGCGTCGACGTCGCGGACACGGTCCTCCAGCTGCGCGATCGCCTCGACCCGCGGCTCGTGCTCGGCAAGGGCAAGCTGGACGAGGTCGTGCTGCGCGCCTCGGAGCTCGACGCGGAGACGCTGGTCTTCGACAGGGATCTGACCCCCTCCCAGGCCTCGGCGATCGCGAAGCACACGGATCTCAAGGTGCTCGACCGGACGCAGCTCATCCTCGACATCTTCGCCCAGCGGGCCGAGTCGTCGGACGGCAAGCTCCAGGTCGAGCTGGCCCAGCTGAAGTACACGCTCCCTCGCCTCGGGCAGAAGGACGACTCCCTGTCTCGCCTGACGGGCGGCATCGGCGGGCGCGGTCCCGGCGAGACGAAGCTGGAGATCGGGCGCCGCCGCGCGAAGGAGCGCGTCAGCTTCCTGGAGGCGCAGCTGAAGCGCCTCTCCCGCCAGCGGGAGCAGCGCCGCCGCCGCCGCGCCCGGCTCGGCGTGCCGGTGGTCTCGATCGTCGGTTACACGAACGCCGGCAAGAGCACGCTGCTGAACACGTTGACCGGCGCCGACGTGCTCGCCGAGAACAAGCTGTTCGCGACCCTCGACACCCGCTCGAGGCGGCTGCGCTTCCCCGAGGAGCGCGAGGTGGTGATCACCGACACCGTCGGCTTCATCCGGGAGCTGCCGAAGGATCTGTTCGCCGCCTTCCGGGCGACGTTCGAGGAGGCCGCCGACGCCGACCTCCTGCTCCACGTCGTGGACGCGAGCGATCCCGCGCGCGACCAGCACATCGAGACGACCGAGGCGCTGCTGACCGAGCTCGATCTCATCGGCATCCCCCGCATCGTGGTGTTCAACAAGGCGGACCTGATCGCCCCGGCGGAGGGGCGGCGGCTGCTGCTCGGGCACCCGGACGCGGTGGTCCTGTCCGCCACGGACCGGGAGACGACGCGGGAGCTGCTCGCGAAGCTCGCGGAGCGGCTCAAGAGCCGCTGGGAAGAGGCCGCAATGGTGCCCACCTACGAGGTGGAAGCCGCGGAGGGCGAGCTCGGGGACGGCGGGCTGTTCGAGGGGGAAGCCCAGTCGATGACGGTGCTGGGCCCGCCTTCGAGCTCCGGGGCAGGGGAGATCAGCTCGCGTGTGAGAGGGACGTTCGAGGCGTGA
- a CDS encoding M48 family metallopeptidase, whose amino-acid sequence MAQVGTLDFKGFIERRKGQRAGGGDGAGNAYAYVSDKNTRLAFEKMRPVELAVTAAVRLFKTVGKNELLGHAVKVGPAQFPRVHKLAVHCAETLGIATPTIYIVNSPTLNAATYGTNDDSFIMVHSALVDHFTDDELLSVIGHECGHIHNSHVVYLTAMHYLTRMASVFVKWIVGPAMLALSGWSRRAEVTCDRAGLLCAKSLDVSTRALTKLALGSTKLYEELNLEAFIAQHEEGKGGVGRFAEFTASHPWLPKRVLALRAFAESELYKRHAGLGASGLSMEEVDEKVHEVIKIWG is encoded by the coding sequence ATGGCACAGGTCGGAACGCTCGATTTCAAGGGCTTCATCGAGAGACGGAAGGGCCAGCGCGCGGGCGGCGGGGACGGCGCGGGCAACGCGTATGCCTACGTGTCCGACAAGAACACGCGGCTCGCCTTCGAGAAGATGCGTCCGGTCGAGCTCGCCGTGACCGCCGCGGTCAGGCTGTTCAAGACGGTCGGCAAGAACGAGCTGCTCGGCCACGCCGTCAAGGTCGGCCCCGCGCAGTTCCCGCGTGTCCACAAGCTCGCGGTCCACTGCGCCGAGACGCTCGGGATCGCGACCCCGACGATCTACATCGTCAACAGCCCCACCCTCAACGCGGCCACCTACGGGACGAACGACGACTCGTTCATCATGGTGCACTCGGCGCTCGTTGATCATTTCACCGACGACGAGCTGCTCAGCGTCATCGGCCATGAGTGCGGCCACATCCACAACAGCCACGTGGTCTACCTGACCGCCATGCACTACCTGACGCGGATGGCGTCGGTCTTCGTGAAGTGGATCGTCGGCCCGGCGATGCTCGCGCTCTCCGGCTGGTCGCGCCGGGCCGAGGTCACCTGCGACCGCGCCGGCCTTCTCTGCGCGAAGAGCCTCGACGTCTCGACGCGCGCGCTCACCAAGCTCGCGCTCGGCTCGACCAAGCTGTACGAGGAGCTCAACCTCGAGGCGTTCATCGCCCAGCACGAGGAGGGCAAGGGCGGCGTCGGCAGGTTCGCCGAGTTCACGGCCAGCCACCCGTGGCTGCCGAAGCGCGTGCTGGCGCTCCGGGCCTTCGCCGAGAGCGAGCTCTACAAGCGCCACGCCGGGCTCGGCGCGAGCGGCCTCTCCATGGAAGAGGTCGACGAGAAGGTGCACGAAGTCATCAAGATCTGGGGCTGA
- a CDS encoding homoserine kinase, whose amino-acid sequence MAILTPLSLADARRIGALYGLEIADVRGLLAGSVNSNFALTLADGRGQVFLRVYEEQQLGAASREARMLEHLAAGGVATPQPLRRRDAAPSDAASVSEGAASEGAAPSDAASVSEGAASEGAAFVAEHAGKPVALFPWVAGASLCQARVTPDATRRVGAALARVHLVGASFEGANASRFDLDSLDQRLRGLRSPAPGAGARSTASGPAPALPPDVAAAVDELTGRLERIRAAAPRTPGPQTLIHGDLFRDNVLWEAGEISALLDFESASRGSAAFDLAVTMLAWCFGDDLDPDLVSALGAGYTAVRPLSTEERDRLFHESVIAALRFSITRITDFELRPKGSGVYKDFRRFLARQRTLERLGPEGLLALLGV is encoded by the coding sequence ATGGCCATCCTGACCCCCCTCTCGCTCGCGGATGCCCGCCGCATCGGCGCGCTGTACGGCCTGGAGATCGCCGATGTGCGCGGCCTCCTCGCCGGGAGCGTCAACTCCAACTTCGCGTTGACGCTCGCCGACGGCCGCGGACAGGTGTTCCTGCGGGTCTACGAGGAGCAGCAGCTCGGCGCGGCGTCACGCGAAGCGCGCATGCTCGAGCACCTCGCGGCCGGGGGCGTCGCCACCCCGCAGCCGCTCCGGCGCCGCGACGCGGCGCCCTCCGACGCGGCGTCCGTGTCGGAGGGCGCCGCGTCGGAGGGCGCGGCGCCCTCCGACGCGGCGTCCGTGTCGGAGGGCGCCGCGTCGGAGGGCGCGGCGTTCGTCGCGGAGCACGCAGGAAAGCCGGTCGCGCTGTTCCCGTGGGTCGCGGGCGCGTCGCTCTGTCAGGCGCGCGTCACGCCGGACGCGACCCGCCGCGTCGGCGCGGCCCTCGCGCGGGTGCACCTCGTCGGCGCCTCGTTCGAGGGGGCGAACGCCAGCCGGTTCGACCTCGACAGCCTCGACCAGCGGCTCCGGGGGCTCCGTTCCCCTGCGCCCGGCGCGGGCGCGAGGTCGACGGCCTCCGGTCCCGCCCCGGCTCTCCCGCCCGACGTGGCCGCCGCCGTCGACGAGCTCACCGGCCGGCTCGAACGGATCCGCGCCGCGGCGCCGCGGACCCCCGGCCCCCAGACGCTGATCCATGGCGACCTCTTCCGCGACAACGTGCTCTGGGAGGCCGGCGAGATCTCCGCGCTGCTCGATTTCGAGAGCGCCTCGCGCGGGAGCGCCGCGTTCGACCTCGCCGTCACGATGCTCGCGTGGTGCTTCGGCGACGATCTCGACCCGGACCTCGTGTCCGCGCTCGGCGCCGGCTACACGGCGGTGCGGCCGCTCTCAACCGAGGAGCGCGACCGTTTGTTCCACGAGAGCGTGATCGCGGCGCTGAGGTTCTCCATCACGCGCATCACCGATTTCGAGCTCCGCCCGAAGGGCAGCGGTGTCTACAAGGACTTCCGGCGCTTCCTTGCGCGGCAGCGGACGCTCGAGCGCCTCGGCCCGGAGGGGCTCCTCGCTCTGCTCGGCGTCTGA